Below is a genomic region from Equus caballus isolate H_3958 breed thoroughbred chromosome X, TB-T2T, whole genome shotgun sequence.
TGTTGTCCCGCCAAGAAATCACCGTGGGGTCAGGGGCAAAGCCAGAGCCTAAGCCTCAATCAAGGCCGCCTTCTCCAGCGAGGGCTTCGAAGTGGAAGGATTAAGTCCCACGAACCTTGCTTTCCGGCCCGGAGGTCTGGGGTTGGCCCATCCCATGCCCGACGGCCTGTCCACCTGAGCTCAGGCCCGGGGCCCGGGAGGGAGACAGGGTGCGACCACGGGGTCTTCAGGGTGGAACCCAGTCTGCCCAGGTTCCCAGGGGCGGTCACGCTGTACTTCCCATCCTCCCCGTGCCCATCCTGCCCTGGCCCGGTCAGCTCACCCTGGGGCAGTCTCCTCCATCAGCTCCCAGCTTCCGAGCTGAGCCGTGTCCCCGCTACTCTGAGGCAGCCAGCCTTCCCCCTCTCATTCCGTCGACACACACGCAGGACACGCATCAGACATCCTGGGATGGCAGAGGAGCAGCCAGAGCCTCCTCCAGCAACTCCAACAACCGGAGCCCCTGACACCCCGTCGGGGCGTTTGGTGACTTCTGTCATTCCTCCCCCACGTTGTCAGCAGCTGTTAGGAACACCCCTTAGGAAAAAAGATCCGACACTGGCTTTTGCTCCTTGGCTCTCTTGCAAGTTCTTGACCACGGTCTCCACTCCCTTTACTCCCCGAATGACAACTTTCTCCCTCAGAGGAGATGGCCCACGATGACTTTTATTCACACGCACACCTGCCCCAACATTGAATGTCCTATCGACCACGGTCCCCCTTTTCTGTACCCAGGCTCTCGGGCAGCGGGTCTGGCGGAACTCACCCTCCCCTCACTCAAACGCCAATCTGTCCCTCGGAGTCTCAGGCCGGCACACAGGCCCGGGTCCGGGTCAAGGAAGGAAGCCACCTCCAACTGTCAGGGAGGGGAAGTCGAACCTGGAGTTCACACTACATCTTGTGAGACCTAAAGAGGCAGGCTGGGGAGATTGAGCTGGGACCCAGAAGCATCATCTCCAGCCAAATCCGTGTCACGGAGGTGCTCCAGCAGTATGTGAAGGGGATCGTGCGGGAACACTGAGACCCACCAAGCACACTTGCCATAGAAGCCGCCCGGCCACTCTGCAGTCCAGGGCATAGAGAAGACCAGGCTGGAGGAAGGCTAGGACCGGAAGGACGTGAAAGCTCCTATGGCGAGACCATCCAGTTCTGGGTGCCGGCGGGCCCTTTCCCCCGCGTTGGCCCCACAACAGACTCATTCCCCGACAGCGGCCCAGAGAGTGACCTGCACTTTTCTTCTGTGTGCCCAGTACGTTCCCTCCGGCTCCACGAGCCACCATCGCACGGGGCTGTGACTTCTGCCTCCACCCCTCTACTGAAACCAAGGAGGGAGAACTGACAGGTTTGGGAAGCGAGTGTCAAAGGTGAGGGctaaagagaggaggaagaaaacgTGCAGGTTCCTGCCTGAGCTGTCTGTGCGCGTGGCGCcaccagagggaggcagggaccaCGCAGAGAGGACTGGGccggggaagggggaagaggagcTCAAACGTGCTCTTTAGCACCCATGCAAGTACAGCTGCAGGGGCGGCCAGTGACGGGCGGAAAGCCACCCAAGGCATCAAGAGTCCTCAGACCACAAAGCGGGGTGGACGGGAGAAGCAGGGCAGTGATCCCagtgagggaagggaagaagggactgGGGCTCTGGAGGGGCTCCCGAGTTCCTGCTGAAGGCAAGGGGAAGAGCCGCGAGGAATGGGAAACCTGGAGACCCCAGAAGAGGAGATTCGGAGAGAAGACCAAGGGGACCTGCAGGGGAAAGCGGGTAAATGCGAGTGTGGCTGGGCGGCGCCCACACAGAAGCCAGAGCCCAGACCCCGGGCACCCTGCTGGCCTGACTGCAGGGCTCCCATCAGAGGCTGGCCCAGACTCCCCACAGGGAGAAGGCCCACACAGAATGCCAGGGCTCCTCTTCCGGAAAAGGCTCTGAAATGCGGCAGTGCCCCAGCCCGCCCCAACCCCTCTGCCTGCCCCGACCCGCAcacccccacaccctccccacccccgccccaaaAGAGAGGACAGACCACAGAATATGAGAGGTTCTTTAATGTGAAACTGCTGTgaactggggtggggagggggcaagagaaggggagaggaagccCAGGCTGAGGGAGAACAGGAGGGAACCAGCTTGGCCACAGGTCCCGGGCTCCAAAGGCACCAGCTGCTTCTCCTGCGGGAAGGTGCTGGGCTCAACCTGGAAACAGAGCGGGGCCGGGGAGGAGCCTGAGGCCAGGGTCCGCCCCAGCCCTCCGGAAGAGCCCCGACTGTGGGAAGGGGTCTGGTGTGTGGAACACTCACTTCAAAGGCTCTGGAACTTGTCAGCCAGGGACAGGACGGCCGCTGAAACAGAGAGAGGCCTAAGCAGGCACTCCACCCACAGGGATCTAGAAGCCCGTGCCCCTGTCCCCGGGGGGGACGGCCTAGCCCTGCCCCTGGAAGCCCCTCCGGGCCCTGTGCAAGCAGCCCCAGGCCGGACTCAGTCACCCACCACCTGAATTCCGTGGGGGAAATGTTTTCTAAACGAGAACCAAACGTGCCAGTGGGTCTCCAGCTTTGGGGCATGTCGGAGCCACTCGGAACTCGTCAAATGAACCAACACACGGCAGCGGACAAGGCACACCAAGCAGCCGGTACAGGGAAAACCAAGGAGGCATCTCTGAGCGTCCCAATAGGAGGAGATCTCTAGGCCTCGTTCGCGTCGACAGTGCGCGCGTGCAGGGCAGACAACGCTTTCCTATTTGCACAGGCGCTGGGCTGTACCTGACAGCAGGCTCCAGGGCCAGGCCTGCTGGGCTCTCCTCCCCACGGGAACGTTGGTCCCTGTGAGGCCGCCTGCCCCTGCGCCCGCCAGCCCCACCCCGGGGCCCTGAGTCCTGCACTAAGACACCGCAGGCGGTCCCGGGGCCCCTGCCccggcccctgccccagccccagccagaggTGCCTCATACCAAGGTGCTCTTTCAGGTCGCCTATTTCTCTCTGTAGCACGTGACACTAGGCCGGCAGAcaccagagaaagagaaacgATTAGTATCTGCTGGCCTCCTCTCGCCTCGACCTCCCCTCTCCCCGGGACCCTACCTCCGAAACCCCAGCAGCTACACTGGCAGGGGCTCCTCGGGGAAAGGAGGTGCGCTCCCCCCGCGGGGTGCGGGATGGGGCGCGGAGGGGGACACGTATGTCAGCTGACCCTGCACACCGACCCCACCGTCTCGTTTGGGCCTGCATCTCTAGGAGCCACGGAAGCAATACCCGAGGACAGCCCCGTGCTCCACGTGGTTGCTGCTGCCTTTGCCGTCCTGGAGGTCGGTCAAGTGGTTCCTGGTCACCTGAGTGGGAAGGAACAGGACGTCCAGCTTCCAAGGCTCCCAGGGAAGTGGAAAGTGAGGCAGCACCACCCTCTGCTGGCATGGACTTGCCCCTGCTCTGCCCCGCAGCTCCCATCTTCTCTCAGGGCCTGCCTCGCCTGTCCTGTTCCCCAGGGGCAGCCCCAGTGCCACTGTGCCCCCCAGGACTGGGGCCTGTGTGGGACTCTCCCAGAGCCGCAGCCACAGCCCGTGCCCCGGGATGAGCCCGCGGCCCAAGAGAACTCAGCAGAAAAGGCTTTGTCCCGCGGAGAGTCTACGTCCGGAGTCGCGGTTTGGGGCGCTGCTAAGGACTTGCGCCCCTGCAgagcatgatgtggctgaaggcCAGCCCCGTGCATGCCCCGCCTCCTTGGGAGAAGCTGCCTGGGTAGGCACCGAGGCCTGGGAGCAAGGCTGAGCCGCcagcagagccagagccagagccttCCCTTCCTGTCCGCTCTCCCCTCACTCGCGGCTCACTCACCCAGAAGACTCACCGGAGGGTGCAGGCCCCCTGGGCACCGTATTTCCCTGGCTCCGGGCCAAGCACTGTGGGTTTCCCGCAACTTGGGGAGCGGCTCTGGTGTTGAGGTGGCCACTGCTGCCTTCTGGACGACGCACGCACCGACTACATGGCCCTGGTCTGTGTCCTGGAGGCTAAAGAACCATTTCTCACCCATTTGGACCGGGGATGTGAGAGCGTGTGAgagagtgtgagtgtgagagtgtgtgtgtgtgtgtgagagtgtgtgtgtgtgtgtgtgtgtgtgtgtccgtgtccGTACCCAGATGCGTttagaggctggggtggggcagggaacAGGCCAGGGAATTCAGAGGCTGATCTCATCAGCACTTTCGCCCTCAGTCAGCTCCAGGccaggaggcagagctgagctGGGGAGAACAGTGGGGCACTGAGAAAGCCCAGGTCTCCTGCAGAGAAGGCTTGGGGAACAGCTAGGAAGTAGGATCAGGAAGCCCGGGAGTCTGAACACGGAAGCTCTGCGGCCCAGACTTTTAAGGGGGCCCCGGGTCCCAACCAGCTACCAGTCCTCCCTTCCATCCCAGCTCCTCTCTGGGGGAGGGCGCAGGAAACAGGACCAGGGTCGAGAATGGTGGCCGGCAGACGCGCGCGGGCGCACACGCGcaagcacccccccccccacacacacacccccccccccccatgcagTGCTAGCTTCACGTTTCCCCTTCTACGACGACCCCCCTCCGGCAACCTAATGACCGAGGGTCCCCAGTGACCACCCCcgagggaagggcagagggagcatGGGTAAAGAAGTCCCCgattggggtgggggcagaggcggGGAGAGAGGAGGCGCAGGGCCTACTCACTTGGCCCCGCGGGGCTGGGTCGCTGTTTGGGTCAATATCTTCTCCCGCCACCTCCACCGGCTGAGACTCCATTGTCCTCCCGGCCACAGATTTCTTCCCAGTGCCGGGCTGCTTGGACTGCTTGGCCCTCCTGCACCTCACAAGCAGCGGGACGTCAGAGACTGGCGGGAACGTGGCCGGGTCCAGGGGAGCTGCCGAGGCTCTCTGCCCCCAGGAAAGAAAGGTTctcccttgggcaacttgtgagGCAGCCCCCAGGGATTTCTTCTCCGGGGCCGCCTTCCTCCAGGGAGTCGCCCGGGACAGGACGCCGCCGGCGGCGGCCGCAGCAGCGGCCGCTGCCTGGTAGCTGGGCCTCTTCCCCCCCTTGCCCCAGACCACACACTCTACTTTCTTGGAGGAAGAGAAGTCCAGCTCTCCAACAGCCCGCCTCTCCACAGCCAAGGTGAACGCTCGGGCAGCGGAGGGCAGGAAAGAGCCCGGCACGTGGAGGAAATTCTCCCTGGCGGGGAAACTGGAGCGTCTGGGGGGGTCCCCAGGATGCTCGGGGCCGTTGGGCTGGGCTTGGCCGCCTTCTCCGGGGCAAAGGCTCACCCTCGTCCGCTGTAGCTCGCTGGCCTCGTCTGATGGCTCGGGGTCGGAAGGCAGCCGGAACGGGCCTCCCGCCGAGGGCCGCCCGCGACTCGCAGGGCTGCCCAGCCTGCTCCTCCCGCCTCTtttagggctgccccaggccgGGCCGCCCTCGGGCCCAGGGAGCGGGAGCAGGGCGGCGGAAGCCGGCTGCGACGCCACCCAGCTAAGGGCAGGCGCGCCGGGGCCGCCGGCACCTGGCTCGAGGCCCGCCCACACGGTGGAGCCTCGGGCGGCGCAGCTCTCCGGGGACCGGTATCTGCAGATGCCCCGCCGGGTCAGCTGCTGCACGACGTTCGCCGCGGCCCGCGGCGCCGGGCAGGACGCGCGGTCCGCCGCCGCGTCCCTGCCGTCGGCCGGGCAGCTGGGGCGGCCCCCGGGCTGGGGGAAGCCGCCCTCGCCCTCGCCGCTCCGCGGCGCCCCCAGAGCAGGGCCTAGACCGACTGCCCGCAGGGCTCCGGGCTCGGCGGGGCGGACGCCGGCCCGCGCCCCGCCCTCCGGGCCGAAACCCGCGCCCCAGACAGACCCCTCGTCGGGGGAGCTCATGTCGGGAGTCCGGGGGGGTCCCCGGCCGCCTCGCGGGAGACGATGGCCCCGGGCGCGCTGGGACGGGTGGCGGCGCGCGTGCGCGCGCAGCGGCGAGGCCTTGGGGgcggcggtgggggtgggggacgcCGGCCCTCCCCAGACGCGGCGCACGAGATCGCCTCAAACCACGCGCGGCTTGCGCGCGCCTTCGACGCCTGCGCCGCGCCCTTCGCGTGGGTCCGCCCCCGCCAACCAGCGCGCCCCTTGTGGGCCCGCCCCCCGAGGCCCTCCCCTATCGCGTCCAGGGGCCCTGGGGGCCTCCGAAGCCCCTCGCGGGCCGGCAGTGGGAAGCCCGTCCCGTGCCTGAGTGCGGCCGTCGGGGCGCTCGTCCCGCCTCTTCCGAACAGCCCGCCT
It encodes:
- the LOC111767433 gene encoding uncharacterized protein CXorf49-like, translated to MSSPDEGSVWGAGFGPEGGARAGVRPAEPGALRAVGLGPALGAPRSGEGEGGFPQPGGRPSCPADGRDAAADRASCPAPRAAANVVQQLTRRGICRYRSPESCAARGSTVWAGLEPGAGGPGAPALSWVASQPASAALLPLPGPEGGPAWGSPKRGGRSRLGSPASRGRPSAGGPFRLPSDPEPSDEASELQRTRRASAAPLDPATFPPVSDVPLLVRCRRAKQSKQPGTGKKSVAGRTMESQPVEVAGEDIDPNSDPAPRGQPPGHRPGPCSRCVRRPEGSSGHLNTRAAPQVAGNPQCLARSQGNTVPRGPAPSGDQEPLDRPPGRQRQQQPRGARGCPRVLLPWLLEMQAQTRRWGRCAGSADIRVPLRAPSRTPRGERTSFPRGAPASVAAGVSECHVLQREIGDLKEHLAAVLSLADKFQSL